A DNA window from Candidatus Protochlamydia naegleriophila contains the following coding sequences:
- a CDS encoding FtsK/SpoIIIE family DNA translocase, whose translation MARKAKTAKKAQKEEIQPKPSIPWTTTETRGFLIFAFAIILLLSLMSFAIAPDSKNLLGVMGDKLGWLFHAAFGLSSYMLVIYIGWIGWRLLFSKSLHFMWLKHIYVAICLISTSMLLSLIESDYPTFANFLGSSFYPGLWLKSMRYHLGGAPFFYLYQDMPAFNLNHIFNTAGVALIFSSTLIASLLFLFKIRLLHMCQKIMERFKHEISAKRELTAAEKTAEGAQEEKKENKEQTKKDDKKGSAASSEPDSDFLRFVKLRIPTTHFQETQAKSGLPNTPSDLLAIQPEKNPKIRPSVSRKELSDDVEEEPLGYPPSLSRPKKRETIENLTDDEGREAFKRPENPKDVPGENKARRRENALTAQSIYNGDFTNYNLPSLNLLTNPKNVDQSSLKKDLKRQAEVLEETLLSFGIEAKVGQINCGPTITSFEVHPAIGVKVQKIKTLDNDIALNMEAKSIRIIAPIPGKAAVGIEVPNPQPQEVGFKDMLLAYQQGSQKLNIPILLGKAVNGDYVMSDLAKMPHCIIAGATGSGKSVCINTIVMSIALNAKPDQIKLIMVDPKKVELTPYTRLPHMLAPVITEPQGAAAALNWLVKEMEKRYEILKLVGVRNIDSFNKRTINPEFEATLGREIPASMPFIVGIIDELADLMMVASQDIETPIARIAQMARAVGIHLILATQRPSREVITGLIKANFPTRISFKVASRVNSQIVLDETGAETLLGNGDMLFLPPGSSHLIRAQGAFVRDEDILAVVQHICEQAPPNYVIQSFDQFNAGLGDLSDGVDQDIELDALYEQAKDVVLSTGNASTTFLQRKLKIGYARAASLMDQLEMQGIVGPAEGSRPRKIYAAQASAEESDDLLEQDLLE comes from the coding sequence ATGGCACGTAAAGCAAAAACTGCAAAGAAAGCTCAAAAAGAAGAGATTCAACCCAAACCCTCGATTCCATGGACGACAACCGAAACACGAGGCTTTCTTATCTTCGCCTTCGCCATCATTTTACTCCTGAGCTTAATGAGTTTTGCAATTGCTCCCGATTCAAAAAACCTGCTTGGGGTAATGGGAGATAAGCTTGGATGGCTTTTTCACGCTGCTTTTGGATTATCCAGCTATATGCTCGTCATCTATATCGGTTGGATCGGCTGGCGTCTATTATTTAGCAAATCGTTGCATTTCATGTGGCTGAAGCATATCTACGTTGCCATCTGCCTGATTTCTACTAGCATGCTTTTGAGCTTAATCGAAAGCGACTACCCTACTTTTGCCAACTTTTTGGGAAGCAGCTTTTATCCAGGCCTTTGGTTAAAATCGATGCGCTACCATCTCGGAGGCGCCCCTTTCTTTTATCTTTACCAGGACATGCCCGCCTTTAACTTAAACCATATTTTTAATACAGCCGGTGTAGCGCTCATTTTTTCCAGTACTCTGATTGCAAGCCTTCTCTTTTTGTTTAAAATTCGTTTACTCCATATGTGCCAAAAGATCATGGAACGCTTTAAACATGAAATTTCAGCCAAAAGAGAGTTAACCGCGGCTGAAAAGACGGCTGAAGGCGCGCAAGAAGAGAAAAAGGAAAATAAAGAGCAAACCAAAAAAGATGATAAAAAGGGATCGGCAGCTTCCAGCGAACCTGACAGCGATTTCTTGCGTTTCGTCAAATTGCGCATTCCAACCACTCATTTTCAGGAAACCCAAGCCAAGAGCGGGCTGCCCAATACCCCTTCGGACCTACTAGCCATTCAACCCGAGAAAAACCCGAAAATCAGGCCCTCAGTTTCACGTAAAGAGCTTTCAGATGACGTTGAAGAGGAGCCCCTTGGCTATCCACCCTCTTTAAGCCGGCCAAAAAAAAGAGAAACCATCGAAAATTTGACAGATGACGAGGGTAGAGAAGCTTTTAAAAGGCCTGAAAACCCTAAAGACGTTCCAGGAGAAAACAAGGCGCGCCGCAGAGAAAATGCTTTAACGGCTCAGAGCATTTACAACGGAGATTTTACAAACTACAATCTTCCCTCTCTTAACTTATTGACCAATCCCAAAAACGTCGATCAATCATCTTTAAAAAAGGACCTCAAGCGCCAGGCAGAAGTCTTAGAAGAAACCCTATTGAGCTTCGGCATCGAAGCTAAAGTTGGTCAAATCAATTGCGGGCCCACAATCACCTCTTTTGAAGTGCATCCAGCCATAGGCGTAAAAGTTCAAAAGATTAAAACTTTGGACAACGACATTGCCCTAAACATGGAAGCCAAGTCCATCCGCATCATCGCTCCCATTCCTGGCAAGGCAGCTGTTGGAATCGAAGTTCCCAATCCGCAGCCGCAAGAAGTTGGTTTCAAAGACATGCTGCTTGCCTATCAACAAGGCTCGCAAAAGCTCAATATTCCCATCTTGCTCGGCAAAGCTGTTAATGGCGACTACGTCATGAGCGATTTGGCTAAAATGCCTCATTGCATTATTGCAGGAGCTACGGGTTCTGGAAAATCCGTTTGCATCAATACAATCGTCATGTCCATCGCCCTCAATGCAAAACCCGATCAAATCAAGCTCATCATGGTCGATCCTAAAAAAGTCGAGCTTACTCCTTATACGCGCTTACCTCACATGCTGGCACCCGTCATTACAGAGCCGCAAGGGGCTGCAGCAGCTTTGAATTGGCTTGTCAAAGAGATGGAAAAACGTTATGAAATTTTAAAGCTCGTTGGTGTACGCAATATCGATAGCTTCAACAAGCGGACAATCAATCCAGAATTTGAGGCCACTCTAGGAAGGGAAATTCCGGCTTCAATGCCTTTCATTGTTGGAATTATCGATGAGCTTGCCGACTTGATGATGGTAGCAAGTCAAGACATTGAGACCCCCATAGCCCGAATTGCTCAAATGGCTCGTGCTGTCGGCATCCACTTGATTTTAGCCACTCAAAGACCATCCAGGGAAGTCATCACGGGGCTGATTAAAGCCAACTTCCCGACGCGTATTTCATTTAAAGTGGCAAGCCGCGTGAACAGTCAAATTGTCTTGGACGAAACGGGTGCAGAAACCCTTTTGGGCAATGGCGATATGCTCTTTCTTCCACCTGGCTCTTCCCACTTAATTAGAGCCCAAGGTGCTTTTGTACGCGATGAAGATATTTTAGCCGTTGTGCAGCACATTTGCGAACAGGCGCCACCGAACTACGTCATTCAATCATTCGATCAATTCAACGCAGGTTTGGGAGATTTAAGCGATGGGGTGGATCAGGACATCGAATTAGATGCCCTCTATGAGCAAGCCAAAGATGTCGTACTAAGCACAGGAAATGCTTCTACAACCTTTTTACAACGCAAACTAAAAATCGGATACGCAAGAGCTGCGAGCTTGATGGATCAGCTAGAAATGCAAGGCATTGTAGGCCCAGCAGAAGGCAGCCGCCCACGCAAAATTTATGCCGCTCAAGCAAGCGCAGAAGAAAGCGATGATTTGCTAGAGCAAGATTTACTGGAGTAG
- a CDS encoding MBL fold metallo-hydrolase, with amino-acid sequence MKGFCPLASGSKGNCIYFGTSQTKVLIDAGISARAIQTRLAEINVDLADIDAILITHEHTDHIQGLKVLAYKMGIPVFANHDTAKGIVDTFHDCPKFKIFSTGETFEYGDIEVHPFSIQHDTLDPVAFTIRTGDLKLGFCTDLGFATSLVQAQLQACDYLYLEANHQPSMVHASPRPMIYKQRVLSRSGHLSNEACGNLLAHVYHPKLKHVHLAHLSSECNSHETALSVVRGILQSNGIELDLCVAPQEKISKAIYF; translated from the coding sequence ATGAAAGGTTTCTGCCCTCTAGCTTCTGGATCTAAAGGCAATTGCATTTATTTTGGTACATCTCAAACCAAAGTGCTTATAGATGCAGGTATAAGTGCAAGAGCCATTCAGACCAGGCTAGCAGAAATCAATGTTGATTTAGCCGATATTGATGCCATTTTGATCACTCACGAGCATACCGACCACATCCAAGGGCTCAAGGTTCTCGCCTATAAAATGGGCATTCCCGTTTTTGCCAATCACGATACAGCTAAAGGCATTGTCGATACTTTCCACGACTGTCCAAAATTCAAAATCTTTTCGACGGGCGAAACTTTCGAGTACGGGGATATCGAAGTGCATCCTTTTAGCATCCAGCATGACACACTCGACCCTGTCGCCTTTACAATACGGACCGGCGACTTAAAACTCGGCTTTTGCACCGATCTCGGCTTTGCAACTTCACTCGTTCAGGCTCAGCTTCAAGCATGTGACTATCTCTACCTCGAAGCCAACCATCAGCCATCCATGGTACATGCATCGCCCCGCCCCATGATTTATAAACAGCGCGTACTAAGCCGCAGCGGCCACCTGTCTAATGAAGCTTGCGGCAATTTATTAGCGCACGTTTACCACCCAAAGCTCAAGCATGTCCACCTCGCCCACCTTTCAAGCGAATGCAATAGCCATGAAACAGCCTTAAGCGTAGTAAGAGGAATCTTGCAAAGCAATGGCATCGAGCTCGACTTATGTGTGGCTCCCCAAGAAAAAATCAGCAAGGCCATTTATTTCTGA
- a CDS encoding F-box protein, translated as MTISIQNKCYLHSTQVNPNSHIKNTLELCHDLLLEIFRFFTPQDLAILRLTCRNWHLLVQDPKTPCSPLVAFQFFQTLPKIIQPNLQTTTVSYDHIFDADLYTVCCQSDSQKPGKTYFVTIHQAMNEAEQDNQDIEMDEQSSEEDEALNESSTHTICTFIENRVQLGGCSSKTAPSWSMRTDSLRIHYLNESIPAFDQLCARLALSKINQNIQEKLKTSSALHGA; from the coding sequence ATGACTATTTCTATACAAAACAAATGCTATTTACACTCGACCCAAGTAAATCCGAATTCACATATAAAAAATACTTTAGAGTTGTGCCATGATTTGCTTCTTGAAATATTTAGATTTTTTACACCACAAGATCTTGCCATTCTCCGTTTGACTTGCAGGAATTGGCACCTTTTGGTGCAGGATCCCAAAACTCCATGCTCTCCTCTTGTCGCATTTCAATTTTTTCAAACCCTGCCTAAAATCATACAACCAAATCTTCAAACCACAACCGTTTCCTACGATCATATCTTTGATGCCGACCTCTATACAGTCTGCTGTCAAAGCGATTCGCAAAAACCAGGAAAAACCTATTTCGTTACTATTCATCAGGCTATGAATGAAGCGGAACAAGACAACCAAGACATAGAGATGGATGAACAGTCAAGCGAAGAAGATGAGGCATTAAACGAATCCTCTACGCATACGATTTGCACATTTATAGAGAACAGAGTGCAATTAGGCGGCTGCAGCTCTAAAACAGCCCCTTCGTGGAGTATGAGGACCGATAGTTTGAGAATCCATTACCTCAATGAATCGATTCCTGCATTCGATCAGCTGTGTGCAAGACTTGCCTTAAGCAAAATCAATCAGAATATTCAAGAAAAACTAAAAACATCTTCTGCTCTTCACGGCGCTTAA
- a CDS encoding F-box-like domain-containing protein, giving the protein MEFIYKTTNYLSTFSLLSIHSKRVVPEPSRSIHELPDDLLCEIFQFLALQSVDAVNKTCKRWHAFVQNPKMPVESFSSFKFFQSVAKQIESNIQIHISIRHSFVELLPDFAHPFYQYSVYRIVKQNENGIVEASYAVSKLSDSIANEVIAHSLLPEPSLSAPSIMTVRKICQFKEKVKGLITCDLLSIERTSGIELEFMCSDLSSFDKEAITCIIKRTNTVAEVFWYLESFKFMCTYFC; this is encoded by the coding sequence ATGGAGTTTATTTATAAAACAACAAACTATTTATCAACTTTTTCTCTCTTGTCAATTCATTCTAAAAGAGTTGTACCAGAGCCTTCGCGTTCCATTCATGAATTACCAGATGATCTGCTTTGTGAAATTTTTCAATTTCTGGCGCTTCAAAGCGTAGATGCAGTGAATAAGACGTGTAAGCGCTGGCATGCCTTTGTACAGAACCCCAAGATGCCTGTGGAGTCTTTTAGTTCATTTAAGTTTTTCCAAAGCGTAGCCAAGCAAATTGAATCGAATATTCAAATCCATATAAGTATCAGACATAGTTTTGTAGAGCTTCTTCCAGATTTCGCCCATCCCTTTTATCAGTATTCAGTCTATCGCATCGTGAAGCAAAACGAAAATGGAATAGTAGAAGCAAGCTATGCTGTTAGCAAACTAAGTGATTCAATTGCAAACGAAGTCATTGCGCATAGCTTGTTGCCGGAACCGTCTTTATCAGCACCTTCGATCATGACCGTTCGGAAAATCTGCCAATTCAAGGAAAAAGTAAAAGGTCTGATCACTTGCGATCTTCTTTCTATAGAGCGGACAAGCGGGATTGAATTGGAGTTCATGTGTTCCGATCTTTCCTCATTTGATAAGGAAGCCATTACCTGTATAATCAAGAGGACCAATACAGTTGCAGAAGTATTTTGGTATCTCGAATCATTCAAATTCATGTGTACCTATTTTTGCTGA
- a CDS encoding F-box-like domain-containing protein, protein MTITHKYIHLSYYRIPTSANVEEKQPAICELSDDLLLQIFNYLGSLQDVATLNVTCKYWHWIALHHRDDLPLFATFQLFKPLLKKIEMLKLMPIQPFAERFTIIIKKNTSEIGEKTLTAHKVTRFEDSPAFEDFINDGQLICTFSEIKNASQVTQESAAIELAYIDDLILSDYEQDAITRISKKVGKGTEVKSGQEQRERVKNKRAFNCQVL, encoded by the coding sequence ATGACAATTACGCACAAATATATCCATTTATCTTATTATAGAATCCCGACATCCGCCAATGTTGAAGAGAAACAACCTGCCATTTGCGAATTGTCAGATGACTTGCTCCTACAAATTTTTAACTACTTGGGATCGCTACAAGATGTGGCGACTTTAAATGTCACTTGTAAGTACTGGCATTGGATTGCTCTCCATCACCGCGATGATCTTCCCCTCTTTGCCACTTTCCAACTTTTTAAGCCTTTGCTAAAAAAGATAGAGATGTTAAAGCTCATGCCGATTCAACCTTTTGCAGAGCGTTTTACTATCATCATCAAGAAAAATACGAGTGAAATTGGAGAAAAAACGTTGACGGCCCATAAGGTCACTCGCTTCGAAGACAGCCCTGCATTTGAAGATTTTATAAATGACGGCCAGCTCATTTGCACATTTAGTGAAATAAAAAATGCTTCCCAGGTGACGCAAGAATCAGCTGCCATCGAGTTAGCCTATATAGATGATCTGATTCTTTCAGATTATGAACAAGACGCGATTACACGCATTAGTAAAAAAGTTGGCAAGGGGACCGAAGTAAAAAGCGGGCAAGAACAAAGAGAAAGGGTTAAAAATAAGCGCGCATTTAATTGCCAAGTTTTATGA
- the dnaJ gene encoding molecular chaperone DnaJ, whose product MADYYDILEVARTATPEEIKKAYRKKAIQFHPDKNPGDAEAEKRFKEISEAYEILSDEKKRQVYDRYGKEALQGAAGPGAGQGFSSMDEALRTFMGAFGMGGGESIFDFFGGGGGAEFGGREAGRGARQGASKRVNITVSFEEAAKGVDKELVITNYVTCATCSGKGSSSPQGVKTCNECNGRGQVFEQRGFFSMTMACPKCHGEGKVITDPCKNCHGQGVVKEKQHIKVHIPAGVDSGMRLKMSGYGDAGQAGGPPGDLYVFINVETHELFEREGNDILLDLPISFAEAALGCKKEVPSLTNHTCRITIPEGTQNGKTFRVKGEGFPNVHGHGKGDLLVRMFVETPTRLSERQKELLQEFSDLEGPNNLPKRKGFLDKIKDFFSH is encoded by the coding sequence ATGGCTGACTATTACGATATTTTAGAAGTTGCTCGTACTGCAACTCCGGAAGAAATTAAGAAAGCATACCGTAAAAAAGCAATCCAATTTCATCCTGATAAAAATCCAGGAGATGCGGAAGCTGAAAAGCGCTTTAAAGAAATATCGGAAGCATACGAAATATTGAGCGACGAGAAAAAGCGTCAAGTGTACGACCGTTATGGTAAAGAAGCCTTGCAAGGAGCGGCCGGTCCAGGAGCTGGACAAGGGTTCTCTTCAATGGACGAGGCTTTGCGTACCTTCATGGGCGCCTTCGGTATGGGAGGAGGCGAAAGCATTTTCGATTTCTTCGGCGGCGGCGGCGGAGCCGAATTCGGCGGACGAGAAGCTGGAAGAGGTGCTCGTCAAGGTGCTAGCAAACGAGTCAATATTACTGTTTCTTTCGAAGAAGCTGCCAAAGGGGTTGATAAAGAACTCGTTATTACGAATTACGTTACTTGTGCAACCTGCAGCGGAAAAGGATCGAGCTCTCCTCAGGGTGTCAAAACGTGCAACGAGTGCAATGGAAGAGGCCAAGTCTTTGAACAGAGAGGTTTCTTCAGCATGACAATGGCATGCCCTAAATGCCATGGTGAAGGCAAAGTGATTACAGATCCTTGCAAGAACTGTCATGGGCAAGGAGTTGTAAAAGAAAAGCAACATATCAAAGTTCACATTCCAGCTGGCGTTGACAGTGGCATGCGCTTAAAAATGAGCGGATATGGGGATGCCGGGCAGGCAGGTGGCCCACCAGGGGATTTATACGTCTTTATCAATGTCGAGACGCACGAGCTTTTTGAGCGCGAAGGAAATGACATTTTGCTCGACCTGCCAATCAGCTTTGCTGAGGCGGCTCTCGGATGCAAAAAAGAAGTGCCTTCATTGACCAACCATACTTGCCGCATTACTATTCCAGAAGGCACTCAAAACGGAAAAACCTTCCGCGTTAAAGGAGAAGGATTTCCAAATGTACATGGGCATGGCAAAGGCGACCTTTTAGTTCGAATGTTTGTCGAAACTCCGACTCGCTTGAGTGAGCGCCAAAAGGAGCTTTTACAAGAATTTAGCGATCTGGAAGGGCCCAATAACCTGCCAAAGCGTAAAGGCTTTCTGGATAAGATCAAAGACTTTTTTTCCCATTAA
- the rpsU gene encoding 30S ribosomal protein S21, protein MSLVKVRIGDSIDKALRALKKRLDKEGVMKSVKAHRFYSKPSIKKRAKSKAALKYKKQR, encoded by the coding sequence ATGTCACTTGTAAAAGTTCGTATAGGCGATTCGATTGATAAGGCCCTCCGTGCATTAAAGAAGCGTTTGGATAAAGAAGGGGTCATGAAATCTGTAAAAGCTCATCGTTTCTATTCCAAGCCCTCTATCAAGAAACGTGCTAAGTCTAAAGCCGCTTTAAAATACAAAAAGCAACGCTAA
- the tsaB gene encoding tRNA (adenosine(37)-N6)-threonylcarbamoyltransferase complex dimerization subunit type 1 TsaB encodes MIRFLIIETSTERGLLAGVQGDEILFSEELPFGPNQSRFLMPKLAAILQANGWKGSDLTCLGVGIGPGSYTGIRIGAAVAQTLAYTWNVPLVGVPSLDGFVPSQKNVTFAAIIDARIGGAYIRKGYYSDRGIQYLSEPLICPLEELDCLADVKVLVSSSSHSLKNKLSHLYPDQTWEWEEKAPAAWALARSIRSAYQQGLWKQRGHLDLLYLRETEAEREKNKRKGQE; translated from the coding sequence ATGATTCGTTTTTTAATAATCGAAACAAGCACCGAACGGGGATTACTAGCAGGTGTACAAGGCGATGAAATCCTCTTTTCAGAGGAACTTCCCTTTGGTCCTAACCAATCGCGCTTCTTAATGCCAAAGCTGGCGGCAATTCTTCAGGCAAATGGATGGAAAGGCTCTGACCTGACTTGCTTGGGCGTTGGAATCGGCCCCGGCTCCTACACTGGAATTCGAATTGGAGCGGCTGTTGCTCAAACCTTGGCTTATACCTGGAATGTCCCCTTGGTTGGAGTTCCAAGTTTGGATGGATTTGTGCCATCTCAGAAAAATGTGACCTTTGCAGCCATCATCGATGCGCGCATTGGCGGGGCCTACATTCGCAAAGGATACTATTCTGATAGAGGCATTCAATACTTGAGCGAGCCTCTCATTTGTCCGCTTGAAGAGTTGGACTGCTTGGCTGATGTGAAAGTCCTTGTCTCTTCTTCAAGTCACAGTCTAAAAAATAAGCTTAGTCACTTGTATCCCGATCAAACATGGGAATGGGAAGAGAAGGCTCCCGCTGCTTGGGCCTTGGCACGCAGCATTCGATCAGCCTATCAGCAAGGATTATGGAAACAGCGGGGACATCTGGATCTTTTGTATCTAAGAGAGACAGAAGCTGAACGGGAAAAGAATAAGCGGAAAGGGCAAGAATAA